The Kordia sp. SMS9 DNA window CAGTTGTCTATGATAAAAATGAAATTGAGGTATTTGGCTACGCGAAAGTCATTGCAGATGTGATGAAAGAACCTGTACATTGTGTTACATTTCACAAAGACGATCCTGATCCTAAAGTCTTTTTTGAAGATGGTATCATGTATGTCAAATCTGATGATGACAAAAAACTAATTCCAATTCGTGCTGCATTTCGCTATTTAACGCAAAAACCTTGGAATAGATTGCCGCTCAATACAAAAACTAAAATCTTAAATCCAACAATTGTGTGTTTGGCTGGCGGGCGTAATAAAATGGTGGCAGCAAAAGCATACGATATTTTTAATGCAGAATTAAAGCCATTTGGACTAAAAATAAACATTCCTGAAACGATTTGGGATGTACGAAAAGAGGAAATCCCGTTATGGGTAAATAAATTGGGTGGACAAGCAGTGATTAAAGTGCCATACAGTAATGCTGGACAAGGTGTGTATACTATCATCAATGAAAAGGAACTGGACGATTTTATGAAACTTGAGTTTGACTATGACCTATTTATCATTCAGAGTCTAATTGGGAATTCAAACTGGAGTAGTATTACTTCTTCCGGAAAACTGTATCATGTGGGAATGATTCCAAACCTAAAAAACGAAACTTACATTGCCGATGTACGATTGATGGTAAGTTCCACAAAAAAAGGCATTTTACCCTTGGTTGCGTATGCACGTAGAGCCAAAGCACCGCTGAAAGATCGTATTGATGGCGGTTCAGACAGTTGGGAAATGTTGGGAACGAATCTTTCCTACAAAGAAAAAGATGGTTCTTGGGGTAGCGATGCCAAACGATTGCTTTTAATGGATAGACGCGATTTTAATAAGCTTGGCTTGGGATTAGACGATTTGATTGAAGCCTACATTCAAACGGTTTTATCAACGGTAGCTATTGATAAAATGGCAAAAACATTGATCAATACCAAAGGAGTTTTCAAATATGATCTATTTAAAAGTTTGAATAACGATCAAAGTTTATTAGATGAAATAAAGATTCATTAATGAAAAAGTTTCTTATTCTTATTCTAACTGATCACAGCGCGCATACTATTGAAAATTCAATGTATGTCACCGCTAGTGAACTTACCAATCATGAGCTTTGTGCCTATGTAGATGTAGCAACGCTTGGAATTTCTAAAAATCAAGCTTTTTTAGAGAGTTTTGATACCAATCATCTTTGGGTAAAACGAATTGACAATACTTTTGAATTTACAGAGAATAGCACATTTTTTGATAACCATTTAATAAAAAGAAATGTACAAGAATATGATTTTGTATGGTTGCGTTTACCGCCACCATTATCAAAAGTTCAACTCGATTTTTTAGAAGAAGTATTTAAAAATCAGGTCGTTATCAATAGACCATCGGGAATAGCTATGGCAGGTACTAAAAAGTACTTATTGAATTTTCCCGAATTATGTCCACCAATGCAGTTGTGTACTTCTGTAGATGAAATTATTAACTTTACTGAAACACATAAAGAAATTGTGTTAAAACCGCTCAATTCTTATGGTGGAAAGGGTATTGTAAAATTGAATAACGAAATTGTTTGGATAGGAAATGAGAGAACGGCAAAATATTCTTTTTTAAAAGAATTGAATCAACAAAACATTGAATATCTAGCTGTAAAATATCTCAAAAAAGTAAGTCAAGGAGATAAAAGAATTGTCGTTATAAATGGTCAAATACTTGGTGCTACATTGCGAATGCCAGCAGAGAATTCTTGGTTGTGTAATATTTCAAGCGGTGGAACTTCAATAGATACTGAAGTTACAGATGAAGAAAAAGCTATAATTGCACGAATAAATCCTTTTTTGAAAAAAATAGGCATTGGCATGTATGGAATTGATACGCTAACAAACGATCAAGGAAAAAGAATTTTATCTGAGATAAATGTTACAAGTGTTGGTGGCATTTATCAGTTTTATAAAAATAAAGGAATTACTGTTGTTAAAAAGGCAGTAAATGAATTAATAAACTTTTTTATTGAAAATGCAAATGAAAAATAACAGAGTACGTACCTCACAATATGTAGAGAAAATTGACATAACAGCAATTCCTAAAGAAACCATCACAAGATATTGGCTAAAAATAGCTGAGGATGGTTTAGGAAATCCTATCAATATTCCTGTCATTGTTGCCAAAGGTGCAAAACAAGGAAAAGCTGTCGGGATTACAGCAGCAGTTCACGGAAATGAATTGAATGGAATTTCAGTGATCCAAAAATTGTTTTGGGAACTGAACATTAAACAACTCAAGGGGACTATTGTAGGAATTCCTGTAGTGAATATACCATCATACATACGCAATCAGCGTAGATTTATTGATGACGTCGATTTGAATCATATCATGCCAGGAAAAGAAAACGGAAATGTGAGTCAAGCATATACGTGGCAAGTAGTACATAAAATCATCCATCAATTTGATTACTTAGTTGACTTGCATACGGCGAGTAATGGTCGAATAAATTCGTATTACGTCAGGGCTGACATGAATGATGAAGTCGTTCAAAAAATGGCATTGCTCCAAAATGCGCAGATTATTGTACACAATCCACCAAGCGATGGAACTTTAAGAGGAATTGCTGATGAATTGGGGATTCCTGCAATTACAATGGAAGTAGGCGATCCTAACTTGTTTCAAAAGGGACACATTCGGGATGGACTGACTGGAATTTATAATTTATTGAGTTATTTAAGCTTACTTGATTGTGAAATAGAAGAAAATGATGAAGATACACTTATCTGCAAAAAATCCTATTGGATATATACTGCAAAAGGAGGATTGCTAACTGTTCATACTAAATTAACAGAAGTAGTTGAGAAAGGAGAAAAAATTGCAACACTCAGAAATATTTTTGGAGATATCACAGAAGAATATTTTGCGCCAGAAAAAGGAGTTATTATAGGTAAAAATGTAAATCCCGTTTCACAAACTGGCGGTAGAATTTTACACTTGGGGATTTTGCGAGATTAACACAGGCTATTTATAGAATTAATGAGAAAAATGTAAGTGCAGTTATTCAAAATATTTGGAAATATGTAAAACAGACGATATCAACAACAGTTTGCAACAACTAGTAACGAAACAATAAATTCATTTAGAGAATATAAATAATGAATTGGAAAAATTCTATGCATTATAACTTTTACAAAACAAAGTTTTTACTAAATTTACATATCAATAATCTTGAAAACTGAATACTAAAGTGAATACGTTTTAGTCATAAATAAGAAATTAAAAAACTATAACTAACTGATAATCAAGTGTTATTTTTT harbors:
- a CDS encoding succinylglutamate desuccinylase/aspartoacylase family protein; its protein translation is MKNNRVRTSQYVEKIDITAIPKETITRYWLKIAEDGLGNPINIPVIVAKGAKQGKAVGITAAVHGNELNGISVIQKLFWELNIKQLKGTIVGIPVVNIPSYIRNQRRFIDDVDLNHIMPGKENGNVSQAYTWQVVHKIIHQFDYLVDLHTASNGRINSYYVRADMNDEVVQKMALLQNAQIIVHNPPSDGTLRGIADELGIPAITMEVGDPNLFQKGHIRDGLTGIYNLLSYLSLLDCEIEENDEDTLICKKSYWIYTAKGGLLTVHTKLTEVVEKGEKIATLRNIFGDITEEYFAPEKGVIIGKNVNPVSQTGGRILHLGILRD
- a CDS encoding RimK family alpha-L-glutamate ligase, which translates into the protein MKKFLILILTDHSAHTIENSMYVTASELTNHELCAYVDVATLGISKNQAFLESFDTNHLWVKRIDNTFEFTENSTFFDNHLIKRNVQEYDFVWLRLPPPLSKVQLDFLEEVFKNQVVINRPSGIAMAGTKKYLLNFPELCPPMQLCTSVDEIINFTETHKEIVLKPLNSYGGKGIVKLNNEIVWIGNERTAKYSFLKELNQQNIEYLAVKYLKKVSQGDKRIVVINGQILGATLRMPAENSWLCNISSGGTSIDTEVTDEEKAIIARINPFLKKIGIGMYGIDTLTNDQGKRILSEINVTSVGGIYQFYKNKGITVVKKAVNELINFFIENANEK